One Actinospica robiniae DSM 44927 genomic region harbors:
- a CDS encoding DUF1616 domain-containing protein — protein MTGHLKGEARPRRGLAAWAEDGSLHIVLAAGLLAVCLAMPGESRAFVGLPLALWAPGYCTVLLIFSRRAWVSRFDALARLAIACTLSMAVWPLLMLLAYAVHRQVTQASTVAVFLSFAVVTLLRVRLRSAAGGRAPVRPGPARGRSPWAAAGAVGVVLAGAGLTAGLAASLPAQQSSRTGAVALAGSAAKAGGPLARSAPLAGSVEVLVADPGPLTRTFRVSAGIDHAQAWAAATVEVAAGGQREVTLSGPLPATSCLARLRITVSSQDGSLAPLVVYFQGNTPGACPT, from the coding sequence GTGACCGGGCACCTGAAAGGTGAAGCCCGGCCGCGCCGGGGACTGGCGGCGTGGGCCGAGGACGGCAGCTTGCACATCGTCCTCGCCGCGGGCCTGCTCGCCGTATGCCTGGCGATGCCCGGCGAGAGCAGGGCGTTCGTCGGGCTGCCGTTGGCGCTGTGGGCGCCGGGCTACTGCACGGTCCTGCTGATCTTCAGCCGGCGGGCGTGGGTCTCGCGGTTCGACGCGCTCGCCAGGCTCGCCATCGCGTGCACCCTGAGCATGGCGGTCTGGCCGCTGCTGATGCTCCTGGCTTACGCCGTGCACCGCCAGGTGACGCAGGCGAGCACTGTGGCGGTGTTCCTGAGCTTCGCGGTCGTGACCCTGCTCCGGGTTCGGCTCCGTTCGGCCGCGGGCGGGCGGGCGCCGGTGCGCCCCGGGCCGGCGCGCGGAAGGTCTCCGTGGGCGGCCGCGGGGGCCGTCGGGGTGGTGCTTGCCGGAGCCGGGCTTACGGCGGGGCTCGCGGCCAGCCTGCCGGCGCAGCAGAGCAGCCGCACCGGTGCCGTCGCGCTGGCCGGGTCCGCCGCGAAGGCCGGCGGACCGCTCGCCCGCAGCGCCCCGCTGGCCGGTTCCGTCGAGGTTCTGGTCGCTGATCCGGGGCCGCTGACGCGGACCTTCCGGGTCTCGGCCGGAATCGACCACGCGCAGGCGTGGGCCGCGGCGACGGTCGAGGTGGCGGCGGGCGGGCAGCGCGAGGTGACGCTCTCCGGGCCGCTGCCGGCCACCTCCTGCCTCGCAAGGCTGCGGATCACCGTGTCGTCTCAGGACGGGAGCCTGGCTCCCCTCGTGGTCTACTTCCAGGGCAACACCCCTGGGGCGTGCCCGACCTGA
- a CDS encoding lipopolysaccharide biosynthesis protein has translation MRSGLKETIRRIHARSPGTGTGTGTAAAGQTADPAEPASRILRARRLVARLRADSLTRNSFGVMATTAVNGAFGYVYWIAAARLLPTSTVGLGSTLVSAMVIISLGVYLGPGGQLIARLPTRTTRAQWLLSVYSTQLLCMFATLLAAAAALVPLAVLLRPLRLLESDPAVAAWFVLGAVGWTSCGLLDDVFVGQRRADFMFWRNAFSSGLKLAALIAIALLSKPGASTIIGTWAVSGLAGAVFGLLLCHRAFYRLGRIPRPSGGLLPELRAEMSALARPSIGHHAISVAGLLPTYLLPIVVTARLGPQQNAYFYVTWMIASAIFTISPAVSVAIFAEGSHDSSHLRTLARSSLRIVLAMLLPAVLIVGAAGQPILHLYGAAYAAAGFGLLLILLSSSFPDAVTNVATATLRVRNLLPRAAALNIAMAVIAVVGAWELTPRFGIVGAGVAWLLAQSVGTLAVLAHPRTFWPAKDAG, from the coding sequence ATGCGTTCAGGGCTGAAGGAGACGATCCGGCGCATCCACGCACGCTCTCCTGGCACCGGCACCGGCACCGGCACCGCCGCGGCCGGACAAACGGCCGACCCCGCCGAGCCCGCCTCCCGCATCCTGCGCGCGCGCCGCCTGGTCGCCCGGCTCCGCGCGGACTCGCTGACGCGCAACAGCTTCGGGGTCATGGCCACCACCGCGGTCAACGGCGCGTTCGGCTACGTCTACTGGATCGCGGCGGCACGCCTGCTGCCCACCTCGACCGTGGGCCTCGGTTCGACCCTGGTCTCCGCCATGGTCATCATCTCCCTGGGCGTCTACCTCGGCCCTGGCGGGCAGTTGATCGCCCGCCTGCCCACACGCACCACGCGTGCACAGTGGCTGCTGAGCGTCTACAGCACCCAATTGCTGTGTATGTTCGCCACCCTGCTCGCGGCGGCCGCGGCCCTCGTGCCCCTCGCCGTGCTGCTCCGCCCCCTGCGCCTGCTCGAGAGCGACCCGGCCGTCGCCGCGTGGTTCGTGCTCGGCGCGGTCGGCTGGACCTCCTGCGGCCTGCTCGACGACGTGTTCGTCGGCCAGCGCCGCGCCGACTTCATGTTCTGGCGAAACGCGTTCTCCTCCGGGCTCAAGCTCGCCGCCCTGATCGCGATCGCGCTGCTGTCCAAACCGGGCGCGAGCACGATCATCGGGACCTGGGCGGTGAGCGGACTGGCCGGAGCCGTGTTCGGCCTGCTGCTGTGCCACCGCGCGTTCTACCGGCTCGGCCGGATCCCCCGCCCGAGCGGCGGCCTGCTTCCCGAACTGCGCGCGGAGATGTCCGCGCTGGCCCGGCCCAGCATCGGCCACCACGCGATCAGCGTGGCCGGCCTGCTGCCGACCTACCTGCTGCCGATCGTGGTCACCGCCCGCCTGGGCCCGCAGCAGAACGCGTACTTCTACGTCACCTGGATGATCGCCAGCGCCATCTTCACGATCAGCCCGGCCGTCTCCGTCGCGATCTTCGCCGAGGGCAGCCACGACTCCAGCCACCTGCGCACGCTCGCCCGCTCCTCGCTGCGCATCGTCCTCGCCATGCTCCTGCCGGCCGTCCTGATCGTCGGTGCCGCGGGCCAGCCGATCCTGCACCTGTACGGCGCCGCGTACGCGGCCGCCGGCTTCGGGCTGCTGCTGATCCTGCTCTCCTCCTCGTTCCCCGACGCGGTCACCAACGTCGCCACCGCCACCCTGCGCGTGCGCAACCTGCTGCCCAGGGCCGCGGCGCTCAACATCGCCATGGCGGTGATCGCCGTGGTCGGCGCCTGGGAGCTCACCCCGCGCTTCGGCATCGTCGGCGCGGGCGTGGCGTGGCTGCTCGCCCAGAGCGTCGGCACGCTCGCCGTCCTGGCGCACCCCCGCACCTTCTGGCCGGCAAAGGACGCAGGCTGA
- a CDS encoding glycosyltransferase family 4 protein → MHILQLTDFYRPVIGGLEIHVETLAGQLVAMGHRATVVTLRTPQSPQPARSDAPEIADGVRIERLRGWAGALGPFYADRRRPFHPPVPDPGLLRPLHRIIERERPDVVLSHSWIEFSNYPLYRAATGPAHVATLHDYGLICAKKTYQYFGTPCTGPRLGKCASCARQQYGAPIAAALAGALRAGRPLLARADAYVAVSEAVADAVRPHVPPGPRLEVISSMVPDGLDELAHSAPRPAFLPPDDGYLLYVGALSRHKGVDVLLDAVRLMRHRVPLVLIGMRGPDTASLELSGPGIIVACDQPKSAVMASWAGASVGVVPSVWGEPHPLVPAEGMLAGRPVVASAVGGLGEIVDDRETGLLVPPRDPPALAAALDTLLDDPARRERMGQAGRRKARAYEARTVTPQLLELFTSVLDERADRARAR, encoded by the coding sequence ATGCACATTCTGCAACTGACCGACTTCTACCGCCCGGTCATCGGCGGCCTGGAGATCCACGTGGAGACGCTGGCCGGGCAGTTGGTCGCGATGGGCCACCGCGCCACCGTCGTGACCCTGCGGACCCCGCAGAGCCCGCAGCCCGCGCGGAGCGACGCCCCCGAGATCGCCGACGGCGTGAGAATCGAAAGGCTGCGCGGCTGGGCCGGCGCGCTCGGCCCGTTCTACGCCGACCGCCGCCGGCCGTTCCACCCGCCGGTGCCCGACCCCGGCCTGCTGCGCCCGCTGCACCGGATCATCGAACGCGAACGCCCGGACGTGGTCCTCAGCCACAGCTGGATCGAGTTCTCGAACTACCCGCTCTACCGCGCCGCCACCGGCCCCGCGCACGTCGCGACCCTGCACGACTACGGCCTGATCTGCGCGAAGAAGACGTATCAGTACTTCGGCACACCGTGCACCGGGCCGCGCCTGGGCAAGTGCGCCTCCTGCGCCAGGCAGCAGTACGGCGCGCCGATCGCCGCCGCGCTGGCCGGGGCGCTGCGCGCCGGCCGGCCGCTGCTCGCCCGCGCGGACGCCTACGTCGCGGTCAGCGAGGCGGTCGCCGACGCGGTCCGCCCCCACGTGCCGCCCGGCCCCCGGCTCGAGGTGATCTCGAGCATGGTGCCCGACGGCCTGGACGAGCTGGCACACAGCGCGCCGCGGCCCGCGTTCCTGCCGCCCGACGACGGCTACCTGCTGTACGTCGGCGCGCTCAGCCGGCACAAGGGCGTCGACGTGCTCCTGGACGCCGTCCGGCTGATGCGCCACCGGGTGCCGCTCGTCCTGATCGGCATGCGCGGGCCCGACACCGCGTCCCTCGAGCTGTCCGGGCCCGGGATCATCGTGGCCTGCGACCAGCCGAAGAGCGCTGTCATGGCTTCGTGGGCGGGTGCCTCGGTCGGCGTCGTGCCGTCGGTGTGGGGCGAGCCGCACCCGCTGGTGCCCGCGGAAGGGATGCTCGCCGGCCGGCCCGTGGTCGCCTCCGCCGTGGGCGGGCTCGGGGAGATCGTGGACGACCGGGAGACCGGGCTGCTCGTCCCGCCGCGCGATCCGCCGGCGCTCGCGGCCGCCCTCGACACCCTGCTCGACGACCCGGCACGCCGCGAGCGGATGGGACAGGCCGGGCGGCGCAAGGCGCGCGCCTACGAGGCGCGCACTGTCACCCCTCAACTGCTGGAGCTGTTCACTTCCGTGCTCGACGAGCGCGCGGACCGCGCCCGCGCGCGCTGA
- a CDS encoding EF-hand domain-containing protein, whose product MASEFQRQKVAAVFEAMDRAGRGYLVEGDFEALAERWTTQRGISPGSARGRLLSRVMLGWWASLSVNAAEVSRVSLDDVMTVVDLLPTMPEAVNATADAMFEAVDENADERISSAEYRSLIEAWNGRPTDTDVVFFRLDLNGDGYLSRSEFRRLWTEFWAGDDPDSPGTWVFGELAAA is encoded by the coding sequence ATGGCGAGCGAGTTCCAGCGGCAGAAGGTGGCCGCGGTGTTCGAGGCGATGGACAGGGCGGGGCGCGGCTACCTGGTGGAGGGGGACTTCGAGGCGCTGGCCGAGCGGTGGACCACGCAGCGGGGGATCTCGCCCGGCTCCGCCCGAGGCCGGCTGCTGAGCCGCGTCATGCTGGGCTGGTGGGCGTCGCTCAGCGTCAACGCGGCGGAGGTGTCCCGGGTCAGCCTGGACGACGTGATGACGGTCGTCGACCTGCTGCCCACCATGCCCGAGGCGGTGAACGCGACGGCCGACGCGATGTTCGAGGCCGTGGACGAGAACGCGGACGAACGGATCTCGAGCGCGGAGTACCGCTCGCTCATCGAGGCCTGGAACGGCCGGCCGACCGACACGGACGTGGTCTTCTTCCGGCTCGACCTCAACGGTGACGGCTACCTGTCCCGGTCGGAGTTCCGCCGGTTGTGGACGGAGTTCTGGGCCGGGGACGATCCGGATTCTCCCGGGACCTGGGTCTTCGGCGAGTTGGCGGCAGCCTAG
- a CDS encoding putative bifunctional diguanylate cyclase/phosphodiesterase, whose amino-acid sequence MLPSAGPERGLGPPAVSARAPAWAMRVYLAAFAVLTALYFTLPSWRGGDWAAMGLFATLAMLWSLARYRPLHRAPWLLLAGALVTLVSTDAVDLARNARSGSQIDFFPNTDWFPTTPEEVALLAYPLAAVGLWLFIRHQRNGRDAAAVIDALIVITAVALLAWTFIVWPTVDDPNRTALAREVAFGYPLGDVLLLALLARLMTGSDDRPESAWLLCFGALGLLLSDLFFELRITYSSWHSGSAMDLGWIVFFCTWGLAALTPSMTRIGRPVNTYRAAQISRLGFALLAVATLTAPAVLLGAALRGSVDQGWVLAGFAALSSALVLARLGLVLRSYRRAINRSRVLRAAGTDLVAALSVDQIGLALDRAGSGLLGPAEGRIRLLADLRDPLAAARYRPVPVGQLPAVVAAGCATGLPGAAHALVYPLRAKRSDLRAGLVALGPRDDLAALRETVEILAGQAALALDRVELADEIRGRDNEAYFRTLIHNAADVFMIVDEGQAVRYASPSARKLFDGRELTGAKIAELVGARNASSARAVLSGMESGPVEWVIEPGRRDKLWVQARSDDLRTDPTVGGVVLTLRDVTEQRRLEGELRHHAYHDPLTGLANRRSLQDRLGHAVEHARRTGRAACLLMIDLDDFKDVNDTKGHGVGDELLAAVAERLLANIRPVDLAARLGGDEFAVLVPDVRRPHDADGLARRLTEAFEVPFALPDGAVTSGASIGVASTLGCESADDLLRNADLALYAAKDDGKRRWRLYDPGLHDQAIERTLLRDQLARAIDEETVLVHYQPVVEIGDGRVASFEALARWPHPARGLIGPDAFIPLAEETGLILPLGRLLLRQAVQRVAGWNAERSAAEAQAPAGSLKVPPLSVAVNVSLQQLRDPRFPAETIELLRETGLSSDLLVLELTESDLMRHHDEQAKHAMNELKASGVRIAIDDFGTGYSSLSYLRELPIDVLKIDKSFIADIATSPEQAALVEGIIRIADGLGLSVVAEGVETGAQWDRLGGCDCDYGQGYLFAAPLPADQVTALLETHRDPRLPESLSGHDALRGAKGADR is encoded by the coding sequence ATGCTGCCGTCCGCGGGTCCAGAGCGCGGCCTCGGCCCCCCGGCCGTCTCCGCCCGCGCTCCGGCCTGGGCCATGCGGGTCTACCTGGCCGCGTTCGCCGTGCTCACGGCGCTCTACTTCACGCTCCCCTCCTGGCGGGGCGGCGACTGGGCGGCCATGGGCCTGTTCGCGACGCTCGCGATGCTCTGGAGCCTGGCCCGCTACCGCCCGCTGCACCGGGCGCCCTGGCTGCTCCTGGCCGGCGCGCTGGTCACCCTGGTCTCCACGGACGCGGTCGACCTCGCCCGCAACGCCCGGTCGGGCAGCCAGATCGACTTCTTCCCGAACACCGACTGGTTCCCCACCACGCCGGAAGAGGTGGCGCTGCTCGCCTACCCGCTCGCGGCGGTGGGGCTGTGGCTCTTCATCCGGCACCAGCGCAACGGCCGGGACGCCGCCGCGGTCATCGACGCCCTCATCGTCATCACCGCGGTCGCCCTACTGGCCTGGACCTTCATCGTCTGGCCGACCGTCGACGACCCCAACCGCACCGCCCTGGCCCGGGAGGTCGCGTTCGGCTACCCGCTCGGCGACGTGCTGCTGCTGGCCCTGCTGGCCCGGCTGATGACCGGGTCGGACGACCGCCCGGAGTCGGCCTGGCTGCTGTGCTTCGGCGCGCTCGGCCTGCTGCTGTCCGACCTGTTCTTCGAGCTGCGCATCACCTACTCCAGCTGGCACTCCGGCAGCGCGATGGACCTGGGCTGGATCGTCTTCTTCTGCACCTGGGGCCTGGCCGCGCTGACCCCGTCGATGACCCGTATCGGCAGACCGGTGAACACCTACCGGGCCGCCCAGATCTCCCGGCTCGGATTCGCGCTGCTGGCCGTCGCCACCCTGACCGCGCCGGCCGTGCTGCTCGGCGCCGCCCTGCGCGGCAGCGTGGACCAGGGCTGGGTGCTCGCCGGCTTCGCCGCCCTCTCCAGCGCGCTGGTGCTGGCCCGGCTGGGGCTGGTGCTGCGCTCCTACCGCCGGGCGATCAACCGCTCCCGGGTGCTGCGGGCCGCCGGCACGGACCTGGTCGCAGCCCTGAGCGTGGACCAGATCGGGCTCGCCCTCGACCGCGCCGGCTCGGGGCTGCTGGGGCCGGCCGAGGGACGCATCCGCCTGCTCGCCGACCTGCGCGACCCGCTGGCCGCCGCCCGCTACCGGCCGGTGCCCGTCGGCCAGCTGCCCGCCGTCGTCGCCGCGGGTTGCGCCACCGGCCTGCCCGGGGCCGCGCACGCGCTGGTCTATCCGCTGCGGGCCAAGCGCAGCGACCTCCGCGCCGGGTTGGTCGCCTTGGGGCCGCGCGACGACCTCGCCGCACTGCGCGAGACCGTGGAGATCCTGGCCGGCCAGGCCGCCCTGGCACTGGACCGGGTCGAGCTGGCCGACGAGATCCGCGGCCGCGACAACGAGGCGTACTTCCGCACCCTCATCCACAACGCGGCCGACGTGTTCATGATCGTGGACGAGGGCCAGGCCGTGCGCTACGCCAGCCCCTCGGCCCGCAAGCTGTTCGACGGCCGCGAGCTGACCGGCGCGAAGATCGCCGAGCTGGTCGGCGCGCGCAACGCCTCCAGCGCCCGGGCCGTGCTCTCCGGCATGGAGTCGGGACCGGTCGAATGGGTGATCGAGCCCGGCCGCAGGGACAAGCTGTGGGTCCAGGCCCGCTCCGACGACCTGCGCACCGACCCCACCGTCGGCGGCGTCGTGCTCACCCTCCGGGACGTCACCGAGCAGCGCCGGCTCGAGGGCGAGCTGCGCCACCACGCCTACCACGACCCGCTCACCGGCCTGGCCAACCGGCGCAGCCTGCAGGACCGGCTCGGGCACGCGGTCGAGCACGCCCGCCGCACCGGCCGGGCCGCCTGCCTGCTGATGATCGACCTCGACGACTTCAAGGACGTCAACGACACCAAGGGCCACGGCGTCGGCGACGAACTGCTCGCCGCGGTGGCCGAGCGGCTGCTGGCCAACATCCGCCCGGTCGACCTCGCCGCGCGGCTCGGCGGCGACGAGTTCGCCGTGCTGGTGCCCGACGTGCGCCGGCCCCACGACGCCGACGGCCTGGCCCGGCGGCTGACCGAAGCCTTCGAGGTACCCTTCGCGCTGCCCGACGGCGCGGTCACCAGCGGCGCGAGCATCGGCGTGGCCAGCACGCTCGGCTGCGAGAGCGCGGACGACCTGCTGCGCAACGCCGACCTGGCACTCTACGCGGCCAAGGACGACGGCAAGCGGCGCTGGCGGCTCTACGACCCGGGCCTGCACGACCAGGCCATCGAGCGCACCCTGCTGCGCGACCAGCTCGCCCGGGCCATCGACGAGGAGACGGTGCTGGTGCACTACCAGCCGGTGGTCGAGATCGGCGACGGGCGGGTGGCCAGCTTCGAGGCGCTGGCCCGCTGGCCGCACCCGGCCCGCGGCCTGATCGGCCCGGACGCCTTCATCCCGCTGGCCGAGGAGACCGGGCTGATCCTGCCGCTCGGCCGGCTGCTGCTGCGCCAGGCCGTCCAGCGGGTGGCCGGCTGGAACGCCGAGCGGTCGGCCGCCGAGGCCCAGGCCCCGGCGGGCTCGCTGAAGGTGCCGCCGCTGTCGGTCGCGGTGAACGTCTCGCTGCAGCAGCTGCGCGACCCGCGCTTCCCGGCCGAGACCATCGAGCTGCTGCGCGAGACCGGCCTGAGCTCGGACCTGCTGGTGCTCGAGCTGACCGAGTCGGACCTGATGCGCCACCACGACGAGCAGGCCAAGCACGCCATGAACGAGCTCAAGGCCAGCGGCGTGCGCATCGCCATCGACGACTTCGGCACCGGCTACTCCTCGCTGAGCTACCTGCGCGAGCTCCCGATCGACGTGCTGAAGATCGACAAGTCCTTCATCGCCGACATCGCCACCTCGCCCGAGCAGGCGGCACTGGTCGAGGGGATCATCCGGATCGCCGACGGCCTGGGTCTGAGCGTGGTGGCGGAGGGGGTGGAGACGGGCGCGCAGTGGGACCGGCTCGGCGGCTGCGACTGCGACTACGGACAGGGCTACCTGTTCGCCGCCCCGCTGCCCGCGGACCAGGTCACCGCGCTGCTCGAGACGCACCGGGACCCCCGCCTGCCGGAGAGCCTGAGCGGCCACGACGCGTTGCGCGGCGCGAAAGGAGCGGACCGATGA
- a CDS encoding SpoIIE family protein phosphatase: MTTTSASLLPGLGPAREDLLRMHEALRAKHSSVFAYDRPDGVLHLFDEAVPAPPLGDFWSRIFIDESLPLTEVVRTGMPTDGGFDSVDSSITEYAGFNGNAVGFGRVMCFPLTTADERLVGVLFCDGCAGVDEIGHVGMLWRRHATGLRAMAEQVAADLDTIGEQIASRIFGLGQLETEPTLFIGPEHVPTPPEIRAAIGTGTFWWRLREGVIHLDAVAMGAADPAEKRGYTGGPAPLLYRIHRDDYPLVRRTMARALAEEGVFALEYRAHTRGGSLRWLEVRGRVIRDERGEPVMLGIVTDTTGAPSWTQVASTQIDAMADGFAILDPYWRLVYGNEAVARLAGVGRAELAGRAFADVLSPLRESEWKPAFDQALATGETVSFEALLPRVGRWYELRVAVDAGRLAVHLRDVHEYRVQLERERERETRRERTGEFAAALGGTLGVDDVIAVVEQHLPELCGAEGIAMHVVTDGRLRLIAAVGYTPAGFSALRVLDLDVPGPMSDAVNKTEPQIYETSEQIKDQYPYLTEVVDDTKTGALLVHPLMHEGSCLGLVCLRFDEPRRLSSSYRGFVARRCEQLAQALYRAHRYDAELSLASRLRDAVFDVPLDQTPGVELASEYRSPGLGLAVGGDWYDVIPMLRGRIGLLVGDVEGHNARAVGGMSMVRTAIRAFAHEGYGPAAILGRVNKLITGLDPDLLATCCFAELDTAAGTARIARAGHPSPVLSLPDGGTAVLPLPAGLPLGVDPSETYRSVLSPLPEGALLALYSDGLVESRSLPIDQGTDRLVESLRGHGNTPLRELARKIIGHPYDQPTLADDITLLLARRTA; the protein is encoded by the coding sequence ATGACCACCACTTCCGCCTCCCTCCTGCCCGGGCTCGGCCCGGCCCGCGAGGACCTGCTGCGGATGCACGAGGCGCTGCGGGCCAAGCACAGCTCCGTCTTCGCCTACGACAGACCCGACGGCGTGCTGCACCTGTTCGACGAGGCGGTGCCGGCGCCCCCGCTGGGCGACTTCTGGTCGCGGATCTTCATCGACGAGAGCCTGCCGCTGACCGAGGTCGTACGCACCGGCATGCCCACCGACGGCGGCTTCGACTCGGTGGACAGCTCGATCACCGAGTACGCGGGCTTCAACGGGAACGCCGTGGGGTTCGGCCGGGTCATGTGCTTCCCGCTGACCACCGCGGACGAGCGGCTCGTCGGGGTGTTGTTCTGCGACGGGTGCGCCGGGGTCGACGAGATCGGGCACGTCGGCATGCTCTGGCGGCGGCACGCCACCGGGCTGCGGGCGATGGCCGAGCAGGTCGCGGCCGATCTGGACACCATCGGCGAGCAGATCGCCTCGCGCATCTTCGGTCTCGGCCAGCTGGAAACCGAGCCGACGCTGTTCATCGGCCCGGAGCACGTGCCGACCCCGCCGGAGATCCGCGCCGCGATCGGCACCGGCACGTTCTGGTGGCGGCTGCGCGAGGGCGTGATCCACCTGGACGCGGTCGCCATGGGCGCGGCGGACCCGGCCGAGAAGCGCGGCTACACCGGCGGCCCGGCGCCGCTGCTCTACCGGATCCACCGCGACGACTATCCGCTGGTGCGCCGGACCATGGCCCGGGCCCTAGCCGAGGAGGGCGTCTTCGCCCTCGAATACCGGGCGCACACCCGGGGAGGCTCGCTGCGCTGGCTGGAGGTGCGCGGCCGGGTGATCCGGGACGAACGCGGCGAACCGGTGATGCTCGGCATCGTCACCGACACCACCGGCGCGCCGAGCTGGACCCAGGTCGCCTCGACCCAGATCGACGCGATGGCCGACGGGTTCGCCATCCTCGACCCGTACTGGCGGCTGGTCTACGGCAACGAGGCGGTGGCCCGGCTGGCCGGGGTCGGCCGCGCCGAGCTGGCCGGACGCGCCTTCGCCGACGTGCTCTCGCCGCTGCGGGAGAGCGAGTGGAAGCCGGCCTTCGACCAGGCGCTGGCGACCGGCGAGACGGTCTCCTTCGAGGCGCTGCTGCCGCGGGTCGGGCGCTGGTACGAGCTGCGCGTCGCGGTCGACGCAGGCCGGCTCGCGGTGCACCTGCGCGACGTACACGAGTACCGGGTGCAGCTCGAGCGGGAGCGTGAGCGCGAGACACGCCGGGAGCGCACCGGCGAGTTCGCCGCGGCCCTCGGCGGGACGCTGGGCGTGGACGACGTCATCGCCGTGGTCGAACAACACCTGCCGGAGCTGTGCGGCGCCGAGGGCATCGCCATGCACGTGGTCACCGACGGCAGGCTGCGGTTGATCGCCGCGGTGGGCTACACCCCGGCCGGCTTCTCCGCGCTGCGCGTCCTCGACCTCGACGTCCCGGGCCCGATGTCGGACGCGGTGAACAAGACCGAGCCGCAGATCTATGAGACCTCCGAGCAGATCAAGGATCAGTACCCGTATTTGACGGAGGTGGTCGACGACACCAAGACCGGCGCCCTGCTCGTCCACCCATTGATGCATGAGGGCAGCTGTCTCGGCCTGGTCTGCCTCCGGTTCGACGAGCCACGCCGGCTCAGCTCGAGTTATCGCGGCTTCGTCGCCCGGCGGTGCGAGCAACTGGCGCAGGCGCTCTACCGCGCGCACCGGTACGACGCAGAGCTCTCCCTCGCCTCGCGGCTGCGTGACGCAGTGTTCGACGTCCCGCTGGACCAGACGCCAGGGGTCGAACTCGCCAGCGAATACCGCTCGCCTGGCCTCGGTCTCGCCGTCGGAGGCGACTGGTACGACGTGATCCCCATGCTGCGCGGGCGGATCGGCCTGCTCGTCGGCGACGTGGAGGGCCACAACGCCCGCGCCGTGGGCGGGATGAGCATGGTCCGCACCGCGATCCGCGCGTTCGCGCACGAAGGCTACGGCCCGGCCGCGATCCTCGGACGAGTCAATAAGCTGATCACAGGGCTCGACCCCGACCTGCTCGCCACCTGCTGCTTCGCCGAGCTCGACACCGCGGCCGGCACGGCCCGGATCGCCCGGGCAGGCCACCCTTCGCCGGTGCTCAGCCTGCCCGACGGCGGCACGGCGGTACTGCCGCTGCCGGCCGGCCTGCCCCTCGGCGTGGACCCGTCCGAGACGTACCGCTCGGTGCTCAGCCCGCTGCCCGAGGGCGCCCTGCTCGCCCTCTACAGCGACGGCCTGGTGGAAAGCAGATCCCTGCCGATCGACCAGGGCACGGACCGTCTCGTCGAATCCCTGCGCGGGCACGGGAACACGCCCCTGCGGGAGCTAGCGCGAAAGATCATCGGCCACCCGTACGACCAGCCCACTCTCGCCGACGACATCACCCTGCTGCTGGCCCGACGCACGGCGTGA
- a CDS encoding methyltransferase family protein, producing MKGPVAQIILVGWAVFWIGWLLAAANVKRGQVSWNRYAGIRLVLVVIVVAVVRARHGVDDATLKGAVPKGIGLALWALGLGLAVWARVYIGRNWGTPMSRKEDPELVTTGPYRRVRHPIYSGIVLAMIGTAVAISLYWLIVAALFGVYFAYSARAEERYMTEQFPEAYPAYQRSSKMLIPFIF from the coding sequence GTGAAGGGTCCGGTAGCGCAGATCATCCTCGTCGGCTGGGCGGTGTTCTGGATCGGCTGGCTGCTAGCCGCCGCGAACGTGAAGCGGGGCCAGGTCAGCTGGAACCGCTACGCCGGGATCCGGCTAGTCCTCGTCGTGATCGTTGTGGCGGTGGTCCGGGCCCGCCACGGCGTGGATGACGCAACGCTCAAGGGGGCGGTGCCCAAGGGCATCGGCTTGGCGCTCTGGGCCCTCGGCCTCGGCCTGGCCGTCTGGGCCCGCGTCTACATCGGCCGCAACTGGGGCACGCCGATGTCGCGCAAGGAGGACCCCGAGCTGGTCACCACCGGCCCCTACCGGCGTGTGCGGCACCCGATCTACTCCGGCATAGTCCTGGCCATGATCGGCACGGCCGTGGCGATCAGCCTCTATTGGCTCATCGTGGCCGCCCTGTTCGGCGTGTACTTCGCTTATAGCGCCAGGGCGGAGGAGCGCTACATGACCGAACAGTTCCCCGAGGCCTATCCCGCGTATCAGCGCTCGAGCAAGATGCTTATTCCGTTCATCTTCTAA